The proteins below come from a single Paludibacter jiangxiensis genomic window:
- a CDS encoding PorP/SprF family type IX secretion system membrane protein: MLHTLTSKLSLILTTGLLLLCGTLKGQQEPMYSQYMFNMIHINPAYTGNRAVDNITALYRAQWIGITGAPRTGSITWDRRIEGSNEGIGLQVYNDQMGIEKTTGVQAFYSHRIPFNDAFLSLGVSGGLLNYRANLSETNPLDQTDPLLQNDVSGWLPTAGFGMLFATEKWYVGLSVPALLHTKIEAENQLNQKSFGANNHYFLTGGYLFTLSPVIKLKPSVLIKAVKGATVQYDFNLNGWFHDILGVGVSYRTGDAFVGMVEFQVLPQLRIGYSYDYTISDLKSYNKGTHEIMLRLELGGASKEVQSPRYY, from the coding sequence ATGTTACATACTCTGACTTCCAAATTATCATTGATTCTTACCACAGGTTTGCTGCTGCTTTGCGGCACCCTGAAGGGTCAACAAGAGCCGATGTATTCTCAATACATGTTCAATATGATCCATATTAACCCGGCTTATACAGGTAATCGCGCAGTTGACAATATAACAGCCTTGTATCGGGCTCAGTGGATAGGTATTACCGGAGCACCCAGAACCGGGTCCATCACATGGGACAGACGCATTGAAGGCAGCAATGAAGGCATTGGCCTGCAGGTCTACAATGACCAAATGGGCATTGAAAAGACAACCGGCGTACAGGCATTCTATTCGCACCGTATTCCTTTCAACGACGCATTCCTGTCTTTGGGTGTAAGCGGAGGTCTTTTAAACTACAGGGCAAACCTTTCAGAAACCAATCCGCTGGATCAAACCGATCCACTGTTGCAAAACGATGTGAGCGGATGGTTGCCCACTGCCGGATTCGGGATGTTATTTGCCACCGAAAAATGGTATGTTGGTCTTTCTGTTCCGGCCTTGTTGCACACAAAAATAGAAGCCGAAAACCAGTTGAACCAAAAGAGTTTCGGAGCCAACAATCACTATTTTCTCACCGGCGGTTATCTCTTTACGCTTTCACCGGTCATCAAACTCAAACCGTCTGTTTTGATCAAGGCCGTAAAAGGGGCTACCGTTCAATACGATTTTAACCTCAACGGGTGGTTCCATGATATACTGGGTGTGGGAGTCAGTTACCGGACAGGCGATGCTTTCGTGGGCATGGTGGAATTTCAGGTACTTCCGCAACTGCGTATCGGATACTCATACGACTATACGATTTCCGATCTGAAAAGTTACAACAAAGGAACGCATGAAATTATGCTCAGACTCGAACTGGGTGGAGCCAGCAAAGAAGTTCAGTCTCCCAGATACTACTAA
- a CDS encoding OmpA family protein gives MKTITQISNRILTSLLLLLAMGSFTLFAQSGMNITADISQGDAAYVAKKYVLAAGYYEKSIARGNVLTPVYWTKLADCYWQTRSYDKCKKAYDHLLAKNSGSLSNTDRIRLAEIAARAHQYKKAGEWLKGIPGFEQKAEAFMDAGKLAEMEKDSADWQMSFPDMNTPYREFAPLLNSNTLLFSSNRPYASKTRAFDWDGGNYSRLWQVDKNTLSTQPVSSLTGKQITDLSAIPTKSKEKRIAGVYEGADTKASAPALSVAFPRNYLQGNTFVGSLVEGLDNVPYNAGGVSIDKNNTIYFSANYDHPDANKINRIRLMQGSYDGKKITNIKALPFGDPNQYSAMHPAVNPEGTLLVFSSDMPNGKGGYDLYVSKRNDSSQSWGEPQKLDVINTAGNEVFPSITEDGYLYYSSDGRPGLGGLDIYRIPLKDLLAGNDSSEHLSYPINSNTDDFGWTQGASASTGFFTSDRIGGNDNIFGFNYEKKIYSSLIEGYVKDKRTLQPISDVSVFVFDPKERKVYVLKTDANGKYSMEVKHPSDIIVKAVANPCNYAIEGVKQNCNCDCLAMQVVNPSKATMVQPAPRDLLLDKFAIGMKWKLDNIHYDFDKWNIRADARPILDSLVTIMKIYPIDIELSAHTDCRGSYSYNDTLSDKRARSAVAYIVSKGINQNRIIAKGYGEHQLLNRCDNGVWCSEADHQLNRRTEIKVLSYSSDKETPGAFDPNKFKAGEQLDPTILPANFFEQCK, from the coding sequence ATGAAAACTATTACCCAAATATCCAACCGCATATTGACATCATTATTACTTTTGCTGGCGATGGGTAGTTTTACCTTGTTTGCCCAAAGCGGAATGAACATTACTGCAGATATCAGTCAGGGTGATGCGGCTTATGTGGCAAAAAAATATGTTTTAGCTGCCGGTTATTACGAAAAGAGTATTGCCAGGGGGAATGTTTTAACACCGGTATACTGGACAAAACTTGCTGACTGTTACTGGCAAACCAGATCGTACGATAAATGCAAAAAAGCATACGACCACCTACTCGCAAAAAATTCAGGTTCTCTTTCCAATACGGATCGTATCCGTTTGGCTGAGATTGCGGCACGCGCCCACCAATACAAGAAAGCAGGCGAATGGCTCAAAGGTATTCCGGGATTCGAACAAAAAGCCGAAGCTTTCATGGATGCCGGCAAACTGGCAGAAATGGAAAAAGACTCCGCCGACTGGCAAATGAGTTTTCCGGACATGAACACTCCCTACAGGGAATTTGCACCACTACTCAACAGCAATACATTATTATTCAGCAGCAACCGTCCTTACGCATCCAAAACAAGAGCTTTCGACTGGGACGGAGGAAACTATTCGCGCCTGTGGCAGGTAGATAAGAACACATTGAGCACTCAGCCGGTATCCTCATTAACCGGCAAACAAATTACTGACCTTTCAGCAATACCAACCAAATCTAAAGAGAAGAGGATAGCGGGCGTCTATGAAGGAGCAGATACAAAGGCTTCTGCGCCCGCTTTATCGGTAGCTTTTCCACGCAATTACCTGCAGGGAAATACTTTTGTGGGTTCTCTTGTGGAAGGGTTGGACAATGTGCCTTACAATGCAGGCGGTGTTTCAATCGACAAAAACAATACCATTTATTTCTCGGCCAACTATGACCACCCCGATGCGAATAAAATCAACCGTATCCGACTGATGCAGGGATCATACGACGGCAAAAAGATAACCAACATCAAGGCTTTGCCATTTGGCGATCCCAATCAGTATTCGGCAATGCATCCTGCGGTAAATCCGGAAGGAACATTGTTGGTATTCAGCAGTGATATGCCAAACGGAAAAGGTGGTTACGACCTGTATGTTAGCAAAAGAAACGACAGCTCTCAATCGTGGGGCGAACCCCAAAAACTGGATGTGATCAATACTGCCGGAAACGAAGTGTTCCCGTCCATTACCGAAGACGGCTACCTGTACTACAGCAGTGATGGACGTCCCGGTCTGGGAGGACTGGATATTTACCGCATCCCGTTGAAAGACCTTCTTGCCGGAAATGATAGTTCGGAACACCTGAGCTATCCTATCAACAGCAATACCGACGATTTCGGATGGACACAGGGAGCGAGCGCCTCAACAGGATTTTTCACCTCCGATCGTATCGGTGGCAACGACAATATCTTCGGATTCAACTACGAAAAGAAAATCTATTCTTCTCTGATAGAAGGTTATGTAAAAGACAAAAGAACGCTCCAGCCAATCAGCGACGTATCGGTTTTTGTTTTCGACCCGAAAGAACGAAAAGTATATGTGCTGAAAACGGATGCTAACGGTAAATACAGCATGGAAGTCAAACATCCGTCCGATATAATTGTGAAGGCTGTTGCCAATCCGTGCAATTACGCCATCGAAGGAGTGAAGCAAAACTGCAACTGCGACTGTCTCGCCATGCAGGTGGTTAACCCCTCGAAAGCTACAATGGTTCAGCCGGCACCACGCGATTTGCTGCTCGACAAGTTTGCCATCGGCATGAAATGGAAACTGGACAACATCCATTACGATTTCGACAAATGGAATATCCGCGCCGATGCACGTCCGATTCTTGACAGTCTGGTTACCATCATGAAAATCTATCCGATCGACATAGAACTCAGCGCCCACACAGACTGTCGCGGTTCCTACAGCTACAACGACACACTGTCTGACAAGCGGGCCAGATCGGCTGTTGCATACATTGTATCAAAGGGCATTAACCAAAATCGAATAATAGCAAAAGGTTATGGAGAACATCAACTGCTAAACCGTTGTGATAACGGCGTTTGGTGCAGTGAAGCAGATCATCAGCTTAATCGTCGAACAGAGATTAAGGTGTTAAGTTACAGCTCAGACAAAGAAACACCGGGAGCTTTCGACCCGAATAAATTCAAAGCGGGAGAACAGCTCGATCCAACTATACTTCCGGCCAATTTCTTCGAACAATGCAAGTAG